The Hippoglossus stenolepis isolate QCI-W04-F060 chromosome 11, HSTE1.2, whole genome shotgun sequence genome includes a window with the following:
- the LOC118118140 gene encoding nuclear polyadenylated RNA-binding protein 3 isoform X1: MLYSNIIPNIIIQKSEYTSLNGLAGLILSVLKNDVMEQRPYLEPIQEESEQEDETEGSRTEDREEDFQSEVGVEMGEEVAQEEEEEEEEEEDDDDDVPLRVMRPRRLSRSLSKESFLQSRSADNHQGDLENSSVSDAVDLSDEAKSSWQTNLGNEEQAIGRGLREKKLQAPEPSVQKKTKKKKHKEKSQCLFPPWVVELMVNIEEATTHRLVVE, translated from the exons ATGCTTTATTCAAATATTATtccaaatattattattcaaaaaTCTGAATATACCTCCTTAAATGGACTCGCCGGGCTAATTCTCTCTGTACTTAAAAATGACGTGATGGAGCAGAGGCCTTATCTGGAGCCCATCCAGGAAGAGTCGGAGCAGGAGGATGAAACTGAAGGAAGCAGAAccgaagacagagaggaggatttTCAAAGTGAAGTGGGTGTGGAGATGGGGGAGGAAGTGgcacaagaggaagaggaggaggaggaggaggaggaagatgacgatgatgatgtcCCTCTGAGGGTTATGAGACCCAGGCGACTGTCTCGCTCCCTCAGCAAAGAGAGTTTCCTTCAGTCGCGCTCAGCTGACAATCACCAGGGAGACTTGGAGAATAGCTCGGTGTCAGATGCAGTGGATTTAAGTGATGAGGCTAAAAGTTCTTGGCAGACAAATTTAGGAAATGAGGAACAGGCCATTGGTCGGGGGCTGAGAGAGAAG AAACTTCAAGCACCTGAACCATCGGtgcagaaaaagacaaagaagaaaaaacacaaggagaagtcacaatgt CTGTTTCCTCCATGGGTGGTGGAGCTGATGGTCAACATCGAAGAAGCAACAACACATCGACTGGTGGTTGAGTAA
- the LOC118118139 gene encoding insulin-like growth factor-binding protein 1, translating to MPGLYEKLTFVAGVALVVLAVARSSPVVGPEPIRCAACTQEKLSDCPAIPAGCSQVLREPGCGCCMACALEKGASCGVHTAHCGEGLRCTPRPGEARPLHALTRGQGVCTEDIGQEYTEGDQGSLHYLLGLNLPFDQQDHAEGQESIKAKVNAIRNTLVQQGPCHVELHTALDMIATSQQKLGERFTTFYLPNCDKHGFYKAKQCDSSLVGPPTRCWCVSSWNGKKIPGSNDLLGDAECHQEVTL from the exons ATGCCTGGATTATATGAGAAGCTGACGTTTGTGGCAGGAGTGGCCCTGGTGGTCCTGGCCGTGGCGAGGTCTTCCCCAGTAGTGGGCCCGGAGCCAATCCGCTGTGCCGCCTGCACGCAGGAGAAGCTGAGCGACTGTCCCGCCATCCCGGCAGGCTGCAGCCAGGTGCTGAGGGAGCCaggctgtggctgctgcatgGCCTGCGCTCTGGAGAAAGGGGCGTCCTGTGGGGTTCACACGGCTCACTGTGGCGAGGGCCTGCGCTGCACTCCCAGGCCCGGTGAGGCCAGACCCCTCCACGCTCTGACCAGGGGACAGGGGGTCTGCACTGAGGACATTGGCCAAG AGTACACAGAAGGAGACCAGGGCTCCCTGCATTACCTGTTGGGTCTCAACCTTCCCTTCGACCAGCAAGACCATGCTGAGGGCCAAGAGAGCATCAAGGCCAAGGTCAACGCTATCCGCAACACACTGGTGCAACAG ggaCCCTGTCATGTTGAACTCCACACAGCGCTGGACATGATCGCCACCTCTCAGCAGAAACTCGGAGAGAGGTTCACCACCTTCTACCTCCCTAACTGTGACAAGCACGGCTTCTACAAGGCCAAGCAG TGCGACTCGTCTCTGGTTGGACCTCCCACTCGCTGCTGGTGCGTCTCCTCCTGGAACGGGAAGAAGATCCCAGGGTCGAATGACCTGCTCGGTGACGCAGAGTGTCATCAGGAAGTCACGCTCTGA
- the LOC118118138 gene encoding insulin-like growth factor-binding protein 3, giving the protein MLQDAAMDSRLRALCMTFVLASFGRRSGAVGAVIRCEPCDAGARLLCKPLPKDCAERVREPGCGCCMTCALSFGQPCGVYSGRCGSGLTCQHQPGETKPLQALLEGRGICANATSRRLTVRPTPPVNELPAEGIDAQDEERNSTGPGLQILYSTHRPTGPLRPPLLPFFPSAKSEVLRQEQQRRTQSFKMEELPGPLITDQQNFSLETKQEPEYGPCRREIESILSSLKITDILNPRGFRIPNCDKKGFYKKKQCRPSKGRKRGFCWCVDKYGQPLPGFDGKERGDTQHYNSESQ; this is encoded by the exons ATGCTCCAGGACGCCGCCATGGATTCCCGTCTCCGCGCACTTTGCATGACATTCGTCCTGGCCTCGTTCGGCCGGAGGTCAGGTGCAGTGGGAGCGGTGATCCGATGCGAGCCGTGCGACGCCGGAGCGCGGCTCCTGTGCAAACCTCTGCCCAAGGACTGCGCCGAGAGGGTCCGCGAGCCGGGCTGCGGCTGCTGCATGACCTGCGCGCTCAGCTTCGGTCAGCCGTGCGGAGTGTACAGCGGGAGATGTGGCTCCGGGCTGACATGTCAGCATCAGCCCGGCGAGACGAAGCCTCTGCAGGCTCTGCTGGAGGGACGGGGCATCTGTGCGAACGCCACCAGCAGGAGACTCACCGTCAGACCGACACCTCCGGTCAATGAACTGCCAG CAGAGGGTATTGACGCTCAGGACGAGGAGCGGAACTCCACCGGCCCAGGCCTCCAGATCTTGTACAGCACCCACAGACCCACGGGACCCCTGAGACCCCCGCTTCTCCCTTTCTTCCCCTCCGCCAAGTCAGAAGTCCTGagacaggagcagcagaggcgaACCCAGAGCTTTAAAATGGAGGAGCTCCCAGGACCACTCATCACGGACCAGCAGAACTTCTCTCTAGAGACCAAACAGGAGCCTGAGTAT GGTCCCTGTCGGAGAGAGATTGAGAGCATTCTCAGCAGCCTCAAGATTACAGACATTCTCAACCCCAGAGGTTTCCGCATACCAAACTGTGACAAGAAGGGCTTCTATAAGAAAAAGCAG TGCCGTCCGTCCAAGGGCAGAAAGCGCGGCTTCTGTTGGTGCGTGGACAAATACGGGCAGCCGCTGCCAGGTTTTGATGGGAAGGAGCGGGGAGACACCCAGCACTACAACTCCGAGAGCCAATAG
- the LOC118118140 gene encoding glutamic acid-rich protein isoform X2, whose amino-acid sequence MDVQQQNRPYLEPIQEESEQEDETEGSRTEDREEDFQSEVGVEMGEEVAQEEEEEEEEEEDDDDDVPLRVMRPRRLSRSLSKESFLQSRSADNHQGDLENSSVSDAVDLSDEAKSSWQTNLGNEEQAIGRGLREKKLQAPEPSVQKKTKKKKHKEKSQCLFPPWVVELMVNIEEATTHRLVVE is encoded by the exons ATGGACGTTCAACAGCAGAAT AGGCCTTATCTGGAGCCCATCCAGGAAGAGTCGGAGCAGGAGGATGAAACTGAAGGAAGCAGAAccgaagacagagaggaggatttTCAAAGTGAAGTGGGTGTGGAGATGGGGGAGGAAGTGgcacaagaggaagaggaggaggaggaggaggaggaagatgacgatgatgatgtcCCTCTGAGGGTTATGAGACCCAGGCGACTGTCTCGCTCCCTCAGCAAAGAGAGTTTCCTTCAGTCGCGCTCAGCTGACAATCACCAGGGAGACTTGGAGAATAGCTCGGTGTCAGATGCAGTGGATTTAAGTGATGAGGCTAAAAGTTCTTGGCAGACAAATTTAGGAAATGAGGAACAGGCCATTGGTCGGGGGCTGAGAGAGAAG AAACTTCAAGCACCTGAACCATCGGtgcagaaaaagacaaagaagaaaaaacacaaggagaagtcacaatgt CTGTTTCCTCCATGGGTGGTGGAGCTGATGGTCAACATCGAAGAAGCAACAACACATCGACTGGTGGTTGAGTAA